From Ipomoea triloba cultivar NCNSP0323 chromosome 5, ASM357664v1, the proteins below share one genomic window:
- the LOC116018793 gene encoding L-type lectin-domain containing receptor kinase S.4-like translates to MAERLLIFVCLLCWVARNGFSMGNDEFFFSGFGGEAARANMSLDGAAEIQKNGILKLTNTTARRFGHAFYSNPIDFKNRKTGKGFSFSTAFAFGIVPQFEKLGGHGFAFVISRSRELKGVLPSQYLGLMNATDFGNFSNHLLAVEFDTVQDFEFGDISDNHVGVDINSMVSNASANVSFFPGEEKNPTKEKNFLQCGKKIQAWIDYDSSKNQLNVTLSLSSTKPDFSVLSFQVDLSPILEENMFVGFSASTGVLASSHYIFGWSFKMNGQAQSLDLSSLPSLPGPPKSHMPMILATSLSSVTFLVVIACIVVYTVFKLKNMDVIEPWELEVGPHRFKYGELKKATKGFRDKELLGFGGFGKVYKGTLPKSRTEVAVKRINHDAKQGLREFVSEIASIGRLRHRNLVQLLGWCRRRGDLLLVYDFMPNGSLDKYLFDEPKAVLTWEQRVKIIKGVGSGLLYLHEEWEQTVIHRDVKAGNVLLDSELNGKLGDFGLAKLYERGENPGTTRVVGTLGYLAPELTKTGKPSTSSDVFAFGALLLEIVCGRRPIEQKALPEELILVEWVWDKWQEGSILEVVDPRLKGNGNYDEVEAVILLKLGLVCSNSSPEKRPTMRQVMRYLEGDAALPETVESPNEYGKKDGNNAASAMEFGDFLSSYPPSSFYEEEEDQAISPVPPSPPI, encoded by the coding sequence ATGGCGGAGAGACTGTTAATCTTTGTGTGTCTGCTCTGTTGGGTTGCAAGAAACGGGTTTTCGATGGGAAATGATGAGTTTTTTTTCAGTGGGTTTGGAGGTGAAGCCGCGAGGGCTAACATGAGTCTAGATGGGGCTGCTGAGATTCAGAAGAATGGCATTCTCAAGCTCACGAACACAACGGCCAGGCGATTCGGGCACGCTTTCTATTCAAACCCCATCGATTTCAAGAATCGAAAGACTGGGAAAGGTTTCAGCTTTTCTACTGCTTTTGCTTTTGGGATTGTTCCCCAGTTTGAGAAGCTTGGGGGGCATGGATTTGCGTTTGTGATTTCGAGAAGCAGGGAGCTTAAAGGGGTGCTCCCAAGCCAGTATTTGGGGCTTATGAACGCCACTGATTTTGGGAATTTCTCAAACCATTTGCTAGCGGTTGAGTTTGACACAGTTCAAGATTTTGAGTTTGGGGATATCAGTGATAACCATGTTGGGGTTGATATAAACAGCATGGTGTCAAATGCCTCAGCAAATGTAAGCTTTTTCCCTGGGGAGGAGAAAAATCCCACAAAGGAGAAGAACTTTCTGCAGTGTGGCAAGAAAATTCAGGCTTGGATTGACTATGATTCCTCCAAGAATCAATTGAATGTCACACTTTCACTCTCCTCCACAAAGCCAGATTTCTCAGTCCTTTCATTCCAGGTAGACCTTTCACCAATTCTAGAGGAGAATATGTTTGTGGGCTTCTCTGCTTCAACTGGTGTGCTTGCTAGCTCTCATTATATCTTTGGATGGAGCTTCAAGATGAATGGCCAAGCTCAATCCCTAGATCTATCTTCACTGCCCTCTCTCCCTGGTCCCCCAAAGAGTCATATGCCCATGATTTTGGCCACATCCTTGTCTTCTGTGACTTTTCTTGTTGTGATTGCTTGCATTGTTGTGTACACTGTCTTTAAGCTCAAGAACATGGATGTGATTGAGCCTTGGGAGCTTGAAGTAGGGCCTCATAGGTTCAAATATGGGGAGCTCAAGAAAGCCACAAAAGGGTTCAGGGACAAAGAGCTGCTTGGGTTTGGTGGATTTGGGAAGGTCTATAAAGGGACTTTGCCTAAATCCAGAACTGAAGTTGCTGTCAAGAGAATTAACCATGATGCCAAGCAAGGTTTAAGGGAATTCGTGTCGGAGATTGCGAGTATTGGCAGGCTTAGGCATAGAAATCTAGTGCAATTGCTTGGATGGTGTCGACGAAGGGGTGATCTTTTGTTAGTTTATGATTTCATGCCTAATGGGAGCTTGGATAAGTATCTGTTTGATGAGCCTAAGGCAGTTTTGACATGGGAGCAAAGGGTGAAGATCATTAAAGGGGTAGGCTCAGGGCTTTTGTATTTGCATGAGGAGTGGGAGCAGACTGTGATCCACAGAGATGTAAAAGCAGGAAATGTGTTATTAGACTCAGAGCTAAATGGGAAGCTTGGAGATTTCGGGCTGGCCAAGCTATACGAGCGGGGCGAAAATCCAGGCACAACGAGGGTCGTGGGCACATTAGGATACCTAGCCCCCGAGCTGACCAAGACGGGGAAGCCTAGCACGAGCTCAGACGTGTTCGCCTTTGGCGCACTGCTCCTGGAAATCGTGTGTGGGAGGCGGCCCATCGAGCAGAAAGCCCTGCCAGAGGAGCTCATCCTGGTGGAATGGGTGTGGGATAAGTGGCAGGAAGGCTCGATTCTTGAAGTGGTCGACCCGAGGCTGAAAGGTAATGGGAACTACGACGAGGTTGAAGCTGTGATCCTGCTCAAACTCGGGCTCGTGTGCTCCAACAGCTCCCCGGAGAAACGGCCTACAATGAGGCAGGTGATGAGATACTTAGAAGGGGATGCAGCCCTGCCAGAGACAGTGGAGTCCCCAAATGAATATGGCAAGAAAGATGGCAATAATGCTGCTTCAGCCATGGAGTTTGGGGACTTTCTGTCATCTTATCCTCCTTCTTCTTTctatgaggaggaggaggatcaAGCAATTTCACCTGTTCCTCCTTCTCCTCCCATTTGA
- the LOC116020115 gene encoding uncharacterized protein LOC116020115, which produces MASNLEPVPVTSQKHDPAWKHCQMYKNGDRVQLKCIYCGKVFKGGGIHRIKEHLAGQKGNASTCLRVQPDVRLLMQESLNGAAMKKRKKQKLIDEMMNTNSGHPGEAVDLSNQCELSTEVGLLPVPDTLEQSLGVFESQEEGMSSKLMGRKKKGRIRKASSSGNTNMLGVTASKQVVNSTRMNDQVHMAIARFLLDAGIPFEAVKSSYFQPMIDVIASQEVGITGPSYHELRSWILKNSIQELRNEIDQCSGSWVRNGCSILVDEWTTERGKSLMNFSVYCPEGTMFLRSVDVSEIVNSADALYELLKEVVEEVGARNILQVITSSEDRYIDAGRRLTDAYPTVFWTPCAAQCIDMMLEDIKKLEWVNATLGQAKAISRFIYNNNSVLNLMRRHTYGVDLVDLGVTLSATDFLTLKRMVNIKHNLHSMVTSEEWMESPYSKKPEGYAVLDLISSQSFWSSCTLITHLTDPLLRLLRIVGSEKRSAMGYVYAGLYRAKEIIKKELADKNDYSVYWNIIDHRWHLLQRHPLHAAGFYLNPRFFYSTEEDVHLHLRSLVYDCIERLVPDPKIQDRIVKETTSYKNAAGDFGRKMAVRARETLLPGEWWATYGGGCPNLSRLAIRILSQTCGLISTIKPKHVSLEQMHETSNCLEHRRLKDIVFLQSNLRLREQKNREQGPVDPISYENIELVKDWVSEKELCSEEPSSSDWMAVDPPLGNTVLFAPAVDDFEALGAGFGDYEIFDGVKDIKDENGEDTS; this is translated from the exons ATGGCTTCAAATTTGGAGCCTGTGCCTGTAACTTCACAGAAACATGATCCAGCATGGAAACATTGTCAAATGTATAAGAATGGGGATAGGGTCCAACTCAAGTGTATATATTGTGGGAAGGTATTTAAGGGTGGTGGGATTCATAGGATTAAGGAGCATTTGGCTGGTCAGAAGGGGAATGCCTCTACTTGTTTGAGAGTTCAGCCTGATGTTAGGCTTTTAATGCAAGAGAGCTTAAATGGGGCTGCaatgaagaagaggaagaagcaGAAGCTTATTGATGAGATGATGAATACTAATAGTGGCCATCCTGGTGAAGCTGTGGATTTGAGTAATCAGTGTGAATTGAGCACTGAAGTTGGTTTGCTTCCCGTGCCGGATACTCTTGAACAGAGTCTTGGGGTGTTTGAGAGTCAAGAGGAAGGAATGAGTAGCAAATTGATGGGTAGGAAGAAGAAGGGGAGGATTAGGAAGGCGTCTTCTTCGGGGAACACTAACATGTTGGGTGTGACAGCTAGTAAACAGGTCGTGAATTCGACTAGGATGAATGATCAAGTCCATATGGCGATTGCACGGTTTTTGCTTGATGCCGGGATTCCCTTTGAAGCTGTGAAATCCTCTTATTTCCAACCTATGATTGATGTGATTGCTTCCCAAGAAGTGGGGATAACGGGGCCCTCTTACCATGAATTGAGAAGTTGGATTTTGAAAAACTCGATTCAAGAGCTAAGGAATGAAATTGACCAATGCTCAGGCAGCTGGGTAAGAAATGGGTGTTCTATTTTGGTTGATGAATGGACAACAGAGAGGGGTAAATCGTTGATGAACTTTTCAGTGTATTGTCCCGAAGGGACAATGTTCTTGAGGTCGGTGGATGTATCCGAAATCGTAAATTCTGCTGATGCTCTTTATGAATTGCTCAAGGAGGTGGTGGAAGAAGTAGGCGCTAGAAACATCTTGCAAGTAATCACTAGCAGCGAAGACCGATATATTGATGCTGGGAGAAGACTAACCGATGCTTACCCTACGGTTTTCTGGACTCCTTGTGCTGCTCAGTGCATAGATATGATGCTCGAGGACATCAAAAAGCTCGAGTGGGTAAATGCAACCCTCGGGCAAGCCAAAGCCATATCAAGATTTATCTATAATAACAACAGCGTTTTGAATCTGATGCGGAGGCATACTTATGGAGTCGATTTAGTTGACTTGGGGGTTACGCTCTCAGCAACCGACTTTTTGACATTAAAAAGAATGGTAAATATTAAACACAATTTGCATTCCATGGTTACTTCAGAGGAGTGGATGGAGAGTCCATATTCAAAGAAACCCGAGGGGTATGCAGTGCTAGATTTGATCAGCAGTCAGTCATTTTGGTCGAGTTGCACCTTGATAACCCATTTGACAGACCCCCTCTTGCGCCTTTTGCGCATAGTTGGTAGCGAGAAGAGGTCTGCCATGGGATATGTTTACGCAGGCCTCTACCGagcaaaagaaataattaagaaaGAACTTGCCGACAAGAATGACTACTCGGTTTACTGGAATATTATAGACCACCGGTGGCATCTACTTCAACGCCATCCTCTTCATGCCGCGGGCTTTTACCTAAACCCCAGGTTCTTTTATAGCACCGAGGAAGATGTACACCTTCATTTAAGGTCACTGGTGTATGATTGCATCGAGAGATTGGTTCCTGATCCAAAAATTCAAGACAGGATCGTGAAAGAAACTACTTCTTACAAAAATGCTGCTGGAGATTTTGGGCGGAAGATGGCAGTTCGAGCTAGAGAAACTCTACTTCCTG GTGAGTGGTGGGCAACATATGGCGGGGGGTGCCCGAATTTGTCTCGTTTGGCTATACGCATTCTAAGTCAAACGTGCGGGTTGATCAGCACCATCAAGCCAAAGCACGTTTCTTTGGAGCAGATGCATGAAACGAGTAACTGCTTAGAGCATCGAAGGCTCAAGGACATTGTTTTTCTGCAGTCCAATTTACGCTTGAG GGAACAGAAGAACAGAGAGCAGGGCCCCGTAGACCCCATTTCATATGAAAACATAGAGCTCGTTAAAGACTGGGTTTCCGAGAAGGAGCTATGCTCAGAGGAACCCTCGAGCTCAGACTGGATGGCCGTCGATCCACCTTTAGGCAACACAGTTCTCTTTGCACCTGCAGTCGACGATTTTGAAGCACTCGGTGCAG GGTTTGGTGATTATGAAATTTTTGATGGGGTGAAAGATATCAAAGATGAAAATGGAGAGGATACCTCATAA
- the LOC116019468 gene encoding pumilio homolog 2-like, whose translation MITDNYTKMMSDMGMLASGSDFGEELELLLREQQRRQLEEANDLERELSIYRSGSAPPTVEGSLSAFGRLLGGGFSGVSEEELRSDPAYISYYYSNVNLNPRLPPPLLSKEDWRSAQRLQGGGGGGGSNGGGGGSGSPLGLGGVGDRPRVRMGGEGAKEKSLFSMQVGFNGKHEENVTESTDDWGSNGLIGLPGLGSGSRQKSFAEMVQDDIGYRTSTSRHPSRPASRVLNDFVESSDSQFTDLQHELSSLDALHSQANVPDVSSLQNIGSSCSHTYSSVLGASLSRSTTPDPQLIARAPSPRILPVGVGTKSSFENKNANVINSSVDASPVMAEPADLVSALSGLNLSANTMVDEENHLKSRIHHEIDNQQNFMHIQNGKNHIRQHSFLNKSGVLSTGSHLKGPYSPTLSSAGSLPAQHPNIDSPNSVSFGYGMGGYGMNPPSPSMLENQLESGHLPYLSDNVGAGTAIGASGIDSRSMGGGLTLAPNLLAAAAEMQNLHRLRNSSLGNSVQNPLMDPLYLQYLRSTDLSAANLTALNNPNINRESLGNSYMDYLELQKAHLGLLASQKSQYGFPSFSKTGGINHGYYGNSTLGAGISYPGSPLAGSILPNSPFGPGSPVRYGERNMHFTSGMRNLGAGVMGAWHSDSPSNLGQSFASSLLDEFKSSKTKCFELSEIDGHVVEFSADQYGSRFIQQKLETATVEEKNMVFHEILPHALNLMTDVFGNYVIQKFFEHGSASQIRELADKLTGHVLTLSLQMYGCRVIQKAIEVVDLDQKTKMVMELDGQIMRCVRDQNGNHVIQKCIECVPENSIQFIVTTFYDQVMTLSTHPYGCRVIQRVLEHCHSSETQSIVMHEILQSVCMLAQDQYGNYVVQHVLEHGKPEERSAIINKLKGQIVQMSQQKFASNVVEKCLTFGTPEERQILVDEMLGSDENEPLQIMMKDQFANYVVQKVLETCDDQQLELILNRIKDHLNALKKYTYGKHIVARVEKLVAAGERRIGILSSYSA comes from the exons ATGATTACTGATAACTATACTAAGATGATGTCGGATATGGGGATGCTCGCGAGTGGCAGCGATTTCGGCGAAGAGCTGGAGTTGCTGCTGAGGGAGCAGCAGAGGCGGCAGCTAGAGGAGGCGAATGATCTAGAGCGAGAGCTGAGCATTTACAGGAGCGGCTCGGCTCCACCGACGGTGGAAGGATCGTTGAGCGCCTTTGGGCGTCTGTTAGGCGGTGGATTTAGTGGAGTTTCGGAGGAAGAGCTTAGGTCTGATCCTGCCTACATTTCGTATTACTACTCGAATGTGAATCTAAACCCTCGGCTTCCGCCGCCGCTGCTGTCCAAGGAGGACTGGCGGTCGGCGCAGCGGCTGCAGGGcggcggtggtggtggaggtagtaatggtggtggtggtgggagtGGGAGTCCGCTGGGGCTTGGAGGGGTGGGAGACAGGCCTAGGGTAAGAATGGGCGGTGAAGGAGCCAAGGAGAAGTCTTTGTTTTCTATGCAGGTGGGATTTAATGGGAAGCATGAAGAAAATGTAACTGAGTCCACAGATGATTGGGGATCCAATGGACTAATCGGATTACCAGGATTGGGTTCTGGAAGCAGGCAGAAGAGTTTTGCTGAAATGGTTCAG GATGATATAGGTTACAGAACATCAACTTCAAGACATCCATCTCGTCCAGCCAGCCGTGTACTCAATGATTTCGTCGAGTCTTCTGACTCTCAGTTTACTGATCTCCAACATGAACTGTCGTCTTTGGATGCATTGCATTCTCAAGCAAATGTTCCAGATGTATCTTCACTGCAAAACATTGGGTCATCTTGTTCTCATACATATTCTTCTGTTTTGGGTGCTTCACTCTCAAGAAGTACCACCCCAGACCCTCAACTTATTGCTAGAGCTCCTAGTCCACGAATTCTGCCTGTTGGAGTGGGGACAAAAAGCTCCtttgaaaacaaaaatgcaAATGTCATAAATTCATCAGTTGATGCTTCACCTGTTATGGCTGAGCCTGCAGATTTAGTTTCAGCTCTGTCTGGCCTGAACCTTTCTGCTAATACCATGGTCGATGAAGAAAACCATCTAAAGTCTCGAATCCATCATGAGATTGATAATCAGCAGAATTTCATGCATATCCAGAATGGAAAGAATCATATCAGGCAGCATTCTTTCTTAAATAAATCTGGTGTTCTATCTACTGGTTCACACTTGAAAGGCCCCTATTCACCAACTCTAAGTAGTGCCGGGAGTTTGCCAGCTCAGCATCCAAATATTGATAGCCCAAATTCAGTGTCTTTTGGCTATGGTATGGGGGGCTATGGTATGAATCCTCCATCACCATCTATGTTGGAAAACCAACTCGAGAGTGGTCATTTGCCTTATCTATCTGATAATGTTGGTGCTGGAACAGCAATTGGAGCATCTGGAATTGACTCACGATCAATGGGAGGTGGTTTAACTTTGGCACCTAATTTATTAGCTGCTGCAGCAGAAATGCAGAACCTCCATAGACTTAGGAATTCAAGCTTGGGGAATTCTGTACAGAATCCCTTGATGGATCCTCTGTACCTTCAGTACTTGAGATCAACTGATCTTTCTGCTGCTAACCTCACAGCTCTTAACAATCCAAATATCAACAGGGAATCCCTGGGCAATTCATACATGGATTATCTTGAACTTCAGAAAGCTCACCTGGGATTGCTTGCTTCTCAGAAATCACAGTATGGCTTTCCAAGCTTTAGTAAAACTGGTGGCATAAATCATGGTTACTATGGAAATTCAACACTTGGTGCGGGTATTTCATACCCTGGAAGTCCATTAGCAGGTTCAATTCTTCCAAATTCCCCTTTTGGACCTGGTAGTCCTGTAAGGTATGGTGAAAGGAATATGCATTTTACATCAGGCATGAGGAACTTGGGTGCTGGTGTAATGGGTGCCTGGCACTCTGATTCACCATCTAACTTGGGTCAGAGTTTTGCATCATCATTATTAGATGAGTTTAAGAGCAGTAAAACTAAATGCTTTGAGTTATCAGAGATAGATGGTCATGTTGTTGAGTTCAG TGCTGATCAGTATGGAAGTAGGTTCATTCAACAAAAACTTGAGACTGCTACTGTTGAAGAGAAGAACATGGTCTTCCATGAAATTTTGCCCCATGCTCTTAACTTAATGACTGATGTGTTTGGTAATTATGTGATCCAGAAG TTTTTTGAACATGGAAGTGCCTCCCAGATTAGAGAACTGGCTGACAAACTTACTGGGCATGTTCTCACTCTTAGCCTGCAAATGTATGGTTGCCGAGTTATTCAGAAG GCAATTGAGGTTGTTGATTTGGATCAAAAGACAAAAATGGTTATGGAGCTTGATGGCCAGATTATGCGTTGTGTTCGTGATCAGAATGGAAATCATGTAATTCAAAAGTGTATCGAATGCGTTCCAGAGAATTCCATTCAGTTTATTGTTACTACATTTTATGACCAAGTCATGACATTGTCCACCCACCCATATGGGTGTAGGGTCATACAG AGAGTCCTGGAACATTGCCACAGCTCTGAAACGCAAAGCATAGTAATGCATGAGATTTTGCAATCTGTGTGCATGTTGGCACAAGATCAATATGGGAACTATGTTGTTCAG CATGTGTTGGAACATGGAAAGCCTGAAGAACGTTCGGCTATAATTAATAAGCTGAAGGGGCAAATAGTTCAGATGAGCCAGCAGAAATTTGCCTCCAACGTTGTGGAGAAGTGCTTGACTTTTGGTACTCCTGAAGAGCGCCAAATCTTGGTGGATGAGATGCTTGGTTCTGATGAAAATGAACCTCTTCAG ATTATGATGAAAGACCAATTCGCAAACTATGTTGTACAAAAAGTGCTGGAGACTTGCGATGACCAGCAACTCGAACTTATCCTCAACCGTATAAAGGATCACTTGAATGCCCTGAAGAAATATACTTACGGGAAGCATATCGTTGCCCGCGTAGAGAAACTCGTCGCAGCTGGAG AGAGGAGGATTGGGATTCTGTCGTCGTATTCTGCATAG